The genomic DNA CCGAGCTTCGGCGTCGTAGGCCGCCTGGCGACGGTGCGCCTCCGCGTCGGGCGAGACATTGAGATATAGCAGGCTTTCTTCAATCACCCGCTTCACTGGCGGGCCCGCGACGAGGCCGCCGTAGTAGCCGATGCTGCGATCGGGCTTCTGGATGAAGCAGCCGACGATCAGTTCCGGCTCGTCCAGCGGCGCGCCCGCCATGAACGAAGCAACATACTGCCCCTGCTGGTAGCCGCCGTGCACGAGGTCGGGCAGTTGGGCCGTGCCCGTCTTGCCCCAGATGGCGTAAAGGTCGGATTTGGCATGTCGGCCGGTCCCTTCCTCCACCGCCCGACGCAGTACATGACGCGTATGCCGGGCCACGCTGGGTAGGAGCACGCGCTGCTGGATGGGGTTGAACGCCGCATCGTCGGGGTCCACCGCTTCAACCGTCGGCCGAACCAGCAGGCCGTCGTTGCCGAACACCGCAAACGCGCGGACGATCTGCAACGCCGTGACGCCGATCTCCTGCCCCATCGGGATCGATGTTTCCGAGTAGTGATTCCACTGCCGCAGCGGATTGACCAGGCCCACCACTTCGCCGGACAACCCCGAGTCGGTCGTCGCTCCGAAGCCGAAGGCGCGGACGATGTCGTGCAGCTTTTCGTTGCCGATGCGCTGAGCAACAATCGCCATGCCGATGTTGCTCGAGTTCATCAACACCTCTTCCCACGTCAGCTCGCCGAGCGGGCGGGAGTCGCGCAAACGTCGGCCGCGCGGCGAGCGGTATACGCCGCTGGTCGTGCAGTCGATCTTCTCATCAATGCTCGCCGCGCCCATCTGCGTCATCGCCGCCCAGATCATGGGCTTGAAGATCGAGCCCGGCTCGAACACGTCAGTCACCGCCCGGTTCCGCCGATCGTCCCCGCTCGAGTCGCGAAAGCGCGCCGGACTGAAGCTCGGCGCGTGCGCCAACGCGAGAATTTCACCCGTTCGCGGATGCATGACCACGATCTGGCCCGCCTCGGCCTGGTACTTTTCGATCGTCTCGGCCAGTTGCTTCTCGGCGATCTCCTGAATCGTGATGTCGATCGACAACCGCACCGGCTGGCCGTCTTCATGCGGCTGGTACGCGTCGGCGGTCACCCACAACGGCTGGCGCCGCGCGTCGCGGAGGTACTGCATTCGGCCGGGCCGGGGGCGAAGCCGCTCATCAAACTGCCGCTCGATGCCTTCCAGCCCATGCCCGTCCACCCCCACGAAGCCGACGAGATGCCCCGCCCGCATCTGCTTTGGATAATCACGCACCAGCACCGGCTCGACCGCCAGGCCCGGCAGCTTGAAGTCCGCCAGCGCCGCGAGGCGTTCGTCGCTCAGCCGCTCGTCGAGCACGATGTATCGGCTGCCGTGACGCTGGTGTAGCGTCATCTCCACCCACGCCGGGTCGTAGTCGAGCGTGTAGCCGACGTATTCGGAAAAGGTATTGCGGTCGACAATGAGTTGCGGGTCGACGAACAGGCGATAGGCGACTCGCGAACTGGCGATCACCCGCCCCCGCCGATCGAGGATCGCGCCCCGTCGGCCGTGCAGCGTATGCCGACTCGTCTGCGTGTCCAGCCGTTTCGCCACCGGCTCGGCAGGCGAGGTCTGCAACTGCCCCACCCGGACCAGCAGCAGCAGGAACACCAGCGTCAGCAGCACCATCATCACACGGCCGACCCACAACGCCCGCGCCGCACCACGCGAACCATCGTCCGCGCCCGCACCGCTCATCAGGGGTGACCGCGCCATAGGCCTGGCATCGCGCTGCACGCGCAGTCCGTCGTTTGCCGACGCGTCATCGCTGGTCGGGTCGTGGCTCATACTCAATCTCCGCCACCCGCGGGTGCACACTCACCGGCCCCCGCGGCAGCAACGCCGGCGGCACTGCCGGCTCAAGCGAAAGGTCCGCCCGCTCCACCGCGTCACGCAGCGCCTCGGGTTCGAGCCGCTCGGCAATCCGTACCTGAAGGTCCCACGTCTGCTGCCGGACCGCGTCCATCTCCCGATGCACGCGAACCATGTCGTGCATCATCTCCAGCCGATGCTGCCGCAGCCCCAACAGGACCGCGCCAATCGCAGCGGCGAACACGATGGCAACGAACAACTTGGGAAACACGACCCCTCCTCGCAAATCAGCCACTCTCTCAAACACTGCGCCTGAACCGCGGCATCTTCTTGATGCTCAAGTTCGAATGCTCACGGCAGCCGCAGCGTCTGACCCACGCGAAGGCTGTCCGGGCTGGGCAACTGGTCGCGGTTGGCGTCGTAAATGTCGCGCCAGCGTTCGCCGTCGCCCAGTTCACGTTGGGCGATCCGCGTCAGCGAGTCGCCGCCACGGACGGTGTACTGCCGCGACGATCCACCGCTCGATCGGCCGCTGTCACGGCTTGCGCTGCTGCCGCCACTGCCAGCCGCACTGCCGCTGGGCAACTTCAAGGTCATGCCCGCCCGCAGCGCGGTGTCGGAGTCGAGCTTGTCGCTGTTGGCTTCGAGCAGCTCACGCCATCGACTGGCCGAGCCGAGGTGTCGCGCCGCCAGGCCCGAGAGCGTATCGCCCGAGCCGACTTCAATTTCACGCTGCTGCTGCGATCGCGATCGGGTCACATCCTCCACCCGCACCGCCCGCTCCGTGCCCACCGGCTCGAAGCCCGCGTCTCGCAGCGTCAGCGACGAGCGATCGGGGATCACCAGTTCCGTGCCTGCCGACACGCGCCCTTCCGAGCCGACCGTGTCGGGGTTGGCCTCGGCGATGCGACGCCAGTACTCGCCGCTGCCGTAGTAGTTGCGGGCGATCACGTAAAGCGACTCGCCTCGCTGTACCTCATGCGTCACCTGCGCCGCGGCCCGCGTCGGGGTTGCACTGCGGACAGCCGTGTCAACGCGTGACACCTCGGCAGCGGGTGATGTCGGCTCAGCCTCGGCCACACGCTGCGATGCCGACGCGTCACGCCTCGGCTCATCAGGCTCAACGGGCTCAGGCGTGTGGAAAATCCAGTCGTGCGAAAGGTTGATGCTCGGCACGTCGCGCGACTCGCGAGCCTCCGGTGCCGGCTCCGCAGCACGCCGACTCGTTTGAGCCGAGCGTCCATCATCCAGCGACAACGCCGTGGGCAACTGACGCCCCGCCGCCGCGGCGCGACGCTGGGCCTCGGCCTGCTCCGCGGCAGCACGTCGGCGGCGCGTTTCGGCGTCTTCCGAAGCGGGCAGCGGGTCGCGGCGCTGTTCGCGCATCTCACGATCGGCCCGATCATTGAGGGCAAGCTGCTCGCGATGCGACAGGCCGTCGCCGGGGCCGGGGCGGAAGATTGAATCCTGGCTGCGGTCGCCGTGGTCCGCGAGGTCCGCGGGCCCCTGCCGGGCTACCGAAAGCGTATCACTGACGATGATCCCGATTAAGAGGATCACGCCCATGCCAATCAGCAGACCGACCTTCGTTTCGCGTGTCATACCCGTTCGTCCGTGTGTGGGTGCGTGCCGCGTATCCTTGCGGTCGCGGCAGTGTAACAATTCATCTTTATCCCGTCCCGGCCACGCCCTGCCAACGCAGGGCACGCAGCTTGGCCGAGCGACTCCGCGGGTTCGCATCGCGTTCCGCGTCGTCAGCCACCACCGGCTTGCGGGTCAACAGTTCCGCCTCCCCCGCCTCCCGCCAACCCGCAAACGCCCGCTTCACCCGCCGATCCTCCAGCGAGTGAAAGCTGATCAACACTGCCCGCCCGCCCGTCGCGAGCATGCCCGGCAACGCCGCGAGCAAGGCGTCCAACGCCTCCAGCTCGCCGTTGACCGCGATCCG from Phycisphaerales bacterium AB-hyl4 includes the following:
- a CDS encoding peptidoglycan D,D-transpeptidase FtsI family protein, encoding MSHDPTSDDASANDGLRVQRDARPMARSPLMSGAGADDGSRGAARALWVGRVMMVLLTLVFLLLLVRVGQLQTSPAEPVAKRLDTQTSRHTLHGRRGAILDRRGRVIASSRVAYRLFVDPQLIVDRNTFSEYVGYTLDYDPAWVEMTLHQRHGSRYIVLDERLSDERLAALADFKLPGLAVEPVLVRDYPKQMRAGHLVGFVGVDGHGLEGIERQFDERLRPRPGRMQYLRDARRQPLWVTADAYQPHEDGQPVRLSIDITIQEIAEKQLAETIEKYQAEAGQIVVMHPRTGEILALAHAPSFSPARFRDSSGDDRRNRAVTDVFEPGSIFKPMIWAAMTQMGAASIDEKIDCTTSGVYRSPRGRRLRDSRPLGELTWEEVLMNSSNIGMAIVAQRIGNEKLHDIVRAFGFGATTDSGLSGEVVGLVNPLRQWNHYSETSIPMGQEIGVTALQIVRAFAVFGNDGLLVRPTVEAVDPDDAAFNPIQQRVLLPSVARHTRHVLRRAVEEGTGRHAKSDLYAIWGKTGTAQLPDLVHGGYQQGQYVASFMAGAPLDEPELIVGCFIQKPDRSIGYYGGLVAGPPVKRVIEESLLYLNVSPDAEAHRRQAAYDAEARP
- a CDS encoding LysM peptidoglycan-binding domain-containing protein, with product MTRETKVGLLIGMGVILLIGIIVSDTLSVARQGPADLADHGDRSQDSIFRPGPGDGLSHREQLALNDRADREMREQRRDPLPASEDAETRRRRAAAEQAEAQRRAAAAGRQLPTALSLDDGRSAQTSRRAAEPAPEARESRDVPSINLSHDWIFHTPEPVEPDEPRRDASASQRVAEAEPTSPAAEVSRVDTAVRSATPTRAAAQVTHEVQRGESLYVIARNYYGSGEYWRRIAEANPDTVGSEGRVSAGTELVIPDRSSLTLRDAGFEPVGTERAVRVEDVTRSRSQQQREIEVGSGDTLSGLAARHLGSASRWRELLEANSDKLDSDTALRAGMTLKLPSGSAAGSGGSSASRDSGRSSGGSSRQYTVRGGDSLTRIAQRELGDGERWRDIYDANRDQLPSPDSLRVGQTLRLP